The Ursus arctos isolate Adak ecotype North America chromosome X, UrsArc2.0, whole genome shotgun sequence genome includes the window gcataattatcatttctttttttgtggtgggaaCAATTAAGACTAgtttcttagcaactttgaagtttatagTACAGTATTGTTGGTTATAATCACAATGCTGTGGATTAcctctccagaacttatttatctactaGTTCCAAGTTTGCACCCTTAAACAATACCTCTCCAGATCTCCaacctccttttctcttttctttctttttctaattttagattttttattatattaaataaaattacgatttttatttactttatcacaaggtatatttttctttattatgtatttttatagaaAACTAGTAACATTCCTGTGGATTGATAGATTAATTTTACATATGTCAGTCTGGAAAAAAGAATACTACTGTAAGATATGagtgaaatttataaaatatatattgcagTTACTATGCTAATTACTTAAATGCCAGGTTAGGGAGTATATATTCTATATAGAGTTTTAAATCAAACAGGAGaggctctctccttttctccaccaTTGTGGTATATGTGGTCGACTGTTCCTGCCATGTGTTCCCACAAGACTTTCAGGATCAAGCAGTTCCtggccaagaaacaaaagcagaattgtCCCATTCCCCAGTGGATTCAGCTGAAAAATGGTCATAAAATCAGGCACTACTCCAAGAGGAGGCATTGGAGAAGAACTATGCTGGGTCGATAAGAGATCACACGTGAGATGGCACATATATTTATGCTGTATGAAGGTCACATGCTCATATCCTATCACTTTGTAACATCACTACTACTTGAACGATGACATGTTTTATCggggaaatgatttttctgttactGTACTTCTGTGCCAGTTGGTTGTTGAGTAATAAATATGTGAgaccttttgtttaaaaaaaaaaaaaggtgaagaggggcgcctgggtggcacagcggttaagcgtctgccttcggctcagggtgtgatcctggcgttatgggatcaagccccgcatcgagccccacatcgagccccacatcgagccccacatcgagccccacatcgagccccacatcgagccccacatcgagccccacattgggctcctccgctgtgagcctgcttcttcctctcccactccccctgcttgtgttccctctctcgctggctgtctctatctctgtcgaataaataaataaaatctttaaaaaaaaaggagaagaaaagagtcataaataaaaatacgTTTATACTTTCATATTTATCTATGCAGTTACCTTTACTGGTTctctttattttgtgtgtgtgtgggttttaGTTACTGTGTGGTATTCTTTTATTTCACCCCAAAGGAgttcctttgttttctcacagGGCAGGTCTGTTAGGAATGAATTCTCTCCTTTTGTATTTACCTAAGGAtaccttgatttcttctttatttttgaaggacagttttccTGGATATCAAATTCTTGGTTCATAgtctttctttcagcactttgactatGTCATACTATGTCTGACTTCCGTGCTTTCTGATAAGAAGTCAACAGTTACTCTTATTAAGGATCACCTTACGTGATGCATCACTTTCTTCTTGGtactttcaagattctctctttgttttgggtttttgaaaGTGTCTATGATGTATCTAGGTGTGCGTATCTAGGTGGTTTACCCTACTTGGAATTTTGTGAACTTCTTGGATGCTCATATTGATGGTTTCCATCGAATTCAGGAAGTTTGGAGCCATTATTTCCTTAACTATTCTTTCTACCCCtttgtcttctctccttctgggacgCTCATTATGTAGCTGTTGGTACAATTGACTGTGTCCCATAAGTGTCTTGAGGCTCTGTTGATTTTTTCATCATTCCTCTTTTCTTCATGTTCCTCACACTGGAGAATCCCAATTAACCTATCTTTAATTCaacagattctttcttctgccagctcATTTCTGTAGCTGAACTCCtctaacatattttttctttaagttactgtgtttttcaacttcaaaatttctatttggttgtttttctaaaatgtcaatctctttatttatattctatatcTTACAAGATATTGTTTCCATATTTCCTTTTGGTTCTTTAGACATATTTTCCTTCAGTTCTTTGAACACATTTATAATAGCTGATTTAAAGTCTTTTCCTAGTAAGTCCAATGTCTGGGTTTAATTTGGGATAGTTTctattgattgcttttttttttcctgtgtaaatCATATTTAACTTGTTCGTCTCATGTTgcataatttttttgaaaactgaatgTTTTTGACAATGTGGCAACTTGGGAAATCACAtttgctcccctccccagagttttctttttgttgtcgtTAATAGTTGTTTATTGTTGCTGCTACTGCTATTGATAAAGTTTGTTTTTTGAATGACTTTCCAAACTAATTCTCTAatgtctgtattctttgtcatgtgCCACCACTAAAGTCTTTGGTAGGTAAGCTTAATGGACATCTAATGATtggacagagatttccttaaatggcTTACACCTGTGAATCTCCCAGTCTTTGCCAAGgcgctctgtgtgtgtgtgtgtgtgtgtgatgaagcATGCCTTCACTCCTCCAGAAGGCAGTTTGCTAAACTagtttttccttcactttctgtTTGCGCAAAACCTCATGATCGGCCAGAGGTAATAAAATACAGCTTTCTCAGATCTGTCTTGGGCATTTACACAGCCCTATACCTATACGTGGCATTCTAGTTCCTTTAGAATATGTGTGAGCTTGTCAAAGCCCCCTACAAATGCCACAATACATGATTTTCCTCTCAAGTTTTTTTTAAGGAGACTCCTGTTTGTCCTAAAAGGCACCACCTCCTTGGAAAGCTGTGATACTACACTATTACCATGGATGTATTTGACAGATACCCTGGGGATAAGGTTTTTCTCACTGAGCAAGCTAAGTCAGGTCCAATAAAGACAAGCATTTTGAATGCAGCTTGATTTTTCAGGAAGCTGCAAGACTGGTCAAATagtaatagcaaaataaaatgccacaaagTTCACAGTTCTTACTTAGATGTGACTGATTTTCTTGGCTCCTTGAATTGTTACAGACTTTTGTTAATTTCCAAAGTTCTGGAAATATTGATTTTGGTAAGTTTTTCAGTCAGCATTCTCATTGTTTGTATAAAAGGAGTAGATTTTCAAAGGTCCTTACCCTAATAGGGTTTCTTACCAGAAGTGCTTCTTTATGGTGTactattaaaatacataaatgtaagaCTTTTGAAAATAAGAACATGCATTTAATAAGATGAATTAAACAGATATTaccaatatttaattaaaaagtaacaatGACATGTTCTTTCTGTTCCATGATACAGTTAGATATTTTTGTcctttctgttcattttccatAATACTTGTCTGAATGATCTGAAGTCTCTAGGACACACTTCTTTTATATTATGTAGTGGAAAAACTGAATACAATCAACTTAGAAGACGATTAAAGaccacacaatggggaaaagaaagtctcttcaacaaataatgttgAAATAACTGGATCTCCATAGGTAAAAGAATGCAGTTGGACTCCTACCTGaagccatatgcaaaaattaattcaaaattgaaTATAGACCTAAATTtataaagctaaaaatataaaactcttcaaagaaaacatgagagaaaTCTTTGCGTCCTTGTTTTTAGGCAATGTTTTCttaatatgacaccaaaagtacaaacgacaaaagaaaaattgctaaagaggacttcatcaaaattaaaaaatttctgttgcaaaagacatcaagaaaatgaaaacccaactcccagaatgggtaaaatatttccaaaccacATATCTTATAAGAGACTTGGACTtatatccaggatatataaagacCTTTTGctctcaacaataaaaagacaaatattctaatttaaaagtggtcaaaggatttgaatagacactctccccaaagaagatatacaaattaccaacaagtacatgaaataatactcaacattattagttatgacagaaatgcaaacaaaaccacaatgagataccgcttTATTTCCACTGGCATGTCTATAATCAGAAAagcagacaataacaagtgttgaagagggtgtggagaaatcgGATCCATGATCATGCACTGCTGTcaggaacataaaataaaagtccagcctctttggaaaacagtttggcagctcctcaaaatcTTGagcatagaattaccatatgtgCAGCAATCCTACTcctaagagaaatggaaacatttgttAACACAAAATAGGATACTTAAGcaggatatttaaaataaatatttaatcgCTTCTCAGctttttggctaagatcaagtgcaCTAAATATTTGAAACTTATTTAAAGTAGCATTACTAATAATAGCCAAAACGTAGAAACCACCAAATTTCCATCAACtagtgagtggataaataaaatgtgatatagccacacaatggagtattaattggcaataaaaaggattaaagaactgatacatgctacaacaagGATGAACATTgtaaacatcatgctaagtgaattaatcatgtcacaaaagatcacatattgcatgattccatttatatgaaatgtccagaataggcaattATCTAAAGACATTGGGTTAGTGGTTTCcgtgggctgggggaaggggggataGGGATGGGTAAAGGGTTTCTACGTAGGGTGAtgcaaatgttctaaaactagatAGTTGTGATGGTTGCATGACTCTGAATATTCTGAAAAAAACACTGATGTTTATTTACACTTTAATAAAGTTTACACACAACAAAGAATATTTTGATATGtagaattatatttcaataaaacctTTTTTGCTAAATACAAGTCAAACATAAAATCCACTTTGCCTTGCAGCTCTGTTCTTATCAAGCCACATTAGACTAACTCCTCATGTCAGTACAATGTTATAACATCAAGCTAAATGTTCTCCctgaaaaatcatttgatcattTAATTTGGGGGGATTTTACTTACTAGCAGCACAGGGTTTTTAGGCTTGTAGGAATTTATTTCCAGCTCTCTAAAAATGTCCATCCATTTTATATCACATTGTTTTGGGGGACCCGCTGTTTGTCAATAAGGTCCTTTTCATCCATAAATTACTCATATAGGCTATCCATTTCTAAAatatccattatttttaaatactgcatATCATATTCACTGTCATCATAAGTTAAATCTTTCTCAgggaaaatggttttattttttttcatgtttcagatATTTATTAATCAGGGTAAACCCCAACACAATACACCAAcatgattttgttcatttaaaggGGAAATATTTCCTGGATAAGTGGAAAATTGTACATATGGCTTCTGGAAGACCTTCGTTCCAAGCAGCTTTATAGTGAAACATTTCGTTTAAAAGTCTGGACCTTCTTTCTTCGCCTTGCTGTAATCTACATTCACTGAGTAGAACTTGTACTGATCCCTGGGACCCAGTTTGTTCCAGGGTTCTGGGTTATTCTCCCTATCCCAACTGACATCTGGATTGAACAGCTCCAGGCACAGGACATACAGAGATGCTCCAGTACCTCCTGCCCCAATAATTACGAAGAGGGGGGATCAAGTTCTGATGCTTCTTGGTCTGACCAGTGATCTGATGTAACATGGTTTTGGCAGAGGCCTTCTGTCCAGGAGAAGAATAAATCAAATCTGCAAGGCCCAGCACTAAGTAATGCCTATCAGGAAAATGGTTTTAAAGCACAGGGATTATCTGAATTTGTGGAACTGAAGTTGGATTccaaataaatacagttttagtAACAAAACTGAGTAAGTTCTGTTTAACTTGATGATCTTTTCTGGTCACAGTGTTGCTGGGAGGGGCCAGGGGGGTGGTTCTGAAAGTcttatttccaaaagaaaatttttttcttctgcgtGAATTGTCACAAAGTCACACATAACATTGAACAACTCAGGTGCAGTCAGTTTATCCTTTTCTCCACTCCTTATGGTCTCTTCAAGATCATCAGAATGATTTTGGAGAAATAGcatgtgaatttctttttagtCTAATCCTTTTCTCCATTCATATTTTCAATGTATCTCCAAATTACAGAAaggcattcttcttttttttaatttaaagatttttatttattcatttgacagagagagagcacaagcagggggagcggcaggcagagggagagggagaagcaggctccctgccaagcagagagcccggGGCTGGATTCCCAgatcctgggaacatgacctgagccaaaggcagacgcttaaccagctgagccattcaggtgccccaaaacactCTTCTTCTATTACactttgaaaatatgattttacGTCTGGccaatattttaatgtattttctatgGCCAGCAACAGTGATGGCTATCTCATAGGTACATGCCTAAGAAAGCTATCTCCTTCTATTTTCATAGAGTCAAAAATCTCATTGAGAACACTGTTTGctttgaggaaactgaaaaatgATCAGAATTTTCATTATGAAAGTCTCAATGCCACAGGTAAGTAAATCACACCTCTTTGTACCAGGGTCGTGTGCAACTAGTACACCATATTTAACAGGTAAGATCTTCTTGTTTGGTAGGAAGTTTATAGACTGCGTTCAATTTACCAAAATTTACATTTGTACTATCTCCAAAAGTGCACCTAGGTGAATAAAATCTAGTTGGAATTTAGAGAAGGTATAAAATCTTTTGCTCTATCTTTTCTGTggttacatttaaatctttacagaaataagaaaagctagtagaatttccatttttcaaaCCAAAATACCTAAGAACTAAGGGAactggggttttttaaatttttatttaattttattttttaacatagtggtatattagtttcaggtgtacaatatagtgattcaacacttccatacatcacccagtgctcatcaccacaagtgcactccttaatccccttcacataTTTTacccactccccctccctctcccctctggttgCCATCAGtgtattctctatagttaagattttgtttgtttttttttggtcaggATTTGAGGCATCACTTAATAACTGTAGAAAGCATGACTGTTTGGAAGATCTAACAGAATTGGTTCCACGCTATAAGAACCCTTTACACTTGTTATCAAATTTGTCAAAATTTCCCCTTTTGTTCATCCACAGGACATTTTAGTTATATCCTCTagatcataaaatataattttacttgcTTTCCTAGAGCTGTTGAGAGATCTGTAAGGTAATGCAATTTCCCTTGTTCGGTATATCCCAGCTAATTCAGCCGTCATTGTTTCTGACTGAGTATGGTGTCTTTTAATGGAATgcaaaaaaaagattgatttagaAAACCCTGTGTCATTCTGTAATTATGAGATTCAGTCTCTGTGTGTACTTTCATATCACCTTCTCCACCATGCTCTATTCCAAATTCTTTTCTGCATATTTTGCAGGATGTTCTGTTTTAGTGTTTACCTTCTTAGACCAGTTTTATATGTTCTTTGATCTGTCATTAAAATGGCAATCATTTAGTCTTCTTTTTTAGTGATGTCTTGGTCATGCTGCCTGTGGTATTTCAATTGTTCCCATTTTCATTATCTGAATTCTTAGAAAACAAGGTCACTATATTCACAATGTTAACAATTAAAATAGTACTATTTTGATTAAAAGCACAATGGTTAATCTACCAGCCAAGTGAAAGACCAATGTTCTCACTCACTATTACGATGCACACTTAAGCACTTGGAGTGCAGCAACACGAAATGATCCATTATCATGAAGCACAAAATACAATTTCTAACATCAGCAGCAGAGAAAAACTAGCCCCAGGGTCTATGGAAGATGGATGCTCGATGCCTCATCCATTGACACTAAAAACAATGTTCCTTTCATCCCCTAATCTTTTTGCCACCttaaagattttgtatttctgtctttTGCACACGTTGCCAAAAACATAACTTTTCCCATTCTGAGGA containing:
- the LOC113248108 gene encoding 60S ribosomal protein L39-like, producing the protein MCSHKTFRIKQFLAKKQKQNCPIPQWIQLKNGHKIRHYSKRRHWRRTMLGKRMQLDSYLKPYAKINSKLNIDLNL